The following are encoded together in the Thalassomonas haliotis genome:
- a CDS encoding pentapeptide repeat-containing protein, with the protein MDSLKNKTLWDWMGLLFVPVALLVGGYLLNQSQIKQQNNIEETRIKRQNQLESRRINEQRLIEDERNYINILNNFRRSITDLMINGGLNDSGYHQVAVQAATALTASTALQLDGERKGQMIIFLYNARLIMKDNPRIYLADIDLSGANLAHSRLSGINLRKSNLSQANFTAARLTGADLSQSQLTATDFTDANLSGAEISEHPTFGQEKENQALIKSLSRAQHWQKAVLSPQLQEAVKRLQLSSKTAKEEKP; encoded by the coding sequence ATGGATTCGCTGAAAAACAAAACCTTATGGGACTGGATGGGACTGTTATTTGTGCCTGTGGCCTTACTCGTTGGCGGTTACCTGCTTAACCAGAGCCAGATCAAACAGCAAAATAACATTGAAGAAACACGCATCAAGAGGCAAAACCAGCTGGAAAGCCGGCGTATCAACGAACAACGTTTAATTGAAGATGAACGCAACTATATCAATATTCTCAATAACTTTCGCCGCTCGATTACCGATCTGATGATCAACGGCGGCCTCAACGACAGCGGTTATCATCAGGTTGCAGTACAAGCCGCCACGGCTTTGACCGCTTCCACCGCGCTGCAGCTTGACGGGGAAAGAAAGGGTCAAATGATTATCTTTTTATATAATGCCCGATTGATCATGAAAGATAATCCCAGGATTTACCTGGCGGATATCGATTTATCCGGGGCAAATTTGGCCCATAGCCGCCTTAGCGGCATTAACCTGAGAAAAAGCAATCTATCGCAGGCCAACTTTACTGCCGCCCGGTTAACCGGTGCCGATCTCAGCCAAAGTCAATTAACAGCAACGGATTTTACTGATGCCAACCTAAGCGGCGCCGAGATCAGTGAGCATCCAACCTTCGGCCAGGAAAAAGAAAACCAGGCGCTAATTAAAAGTTTAAGCCGGGCACAACATTGGCAAAAAGCGGTTTTAAGCCCTCAGTTACAGGAGGCAGTCAAGCGCCTGCAACTCAGCTCAAAAACAGCTAAAGAGGAAAAGCCTTAA
- the fabA gene encoding bifunctional 3-hydroxydecanoyl-ACP dehydratase/trans-2-decenoyl-ACP isomerase, with translation MEQKSAYSKEDLIKTANGEMFGEGNSQLPSDNMLMMDRINVINDDGGEFGKGEIIAELDITPDLWFFDCHFKGDPVMPGCLGLDAMWQLVGFYLGWSGGPGRGRALGVGEVKFTGQILPTAKKVTYKITLKRVIKRKLFMGIADGSVLVDGREIYTAKDLKVGLFTDTASF, from the coding sequence ATGGAACAAAAAAGTGCGTATAGCAAAGAAGATCTGATCAAAACCGCTAACGGGGAAATGTTTGGTGAAGGCAACAGCCAGTTGCCTTCTGACAACATGTTAATGATGGATCGTATCAATGTTATCAATGACGATGGCGGCGAGTTTGGTAAAGGCGAAATCATCGCAGAACTTGATATTACCCCGGATCTTTGGTTTTTTGACTGCCACTTTAAAGGCGATCCGGTGATGCCCGGTTGTTTAGGCCTGGATGCCATGTGGCAACTTGTCGGCTTTTACCTTGGCTGGTCCGGTGGACCGGGCCGTGGCCGCGCCTTAGGTGTAGGGGAAGTTAAATTTACCGGACAAATCCTGCCAACGGCGAAAAAGGTCACTTATAAAATCACCCTTAAGCGTGTGATCAAACGCAAGTTATTTATGGGGATTGCCGATGGTTCGGTATTGGTTGACGGTCGTGAAATTTATACCGCCAAAGATTTAAAAGTAGGTTTATTCACAGATACGGCAAGCTTCTAA
- the pgsA gene encoding CDP-diacylglycerol--glycerol-3-phosphate 3-phosphatidyltransferase: protein MWTIPNQITFFRIVLIPVFLIVFYLPVSWHHFGAAFIFWLAAISDALDGYLARRLKQSTAFGAFIDPVADKLMVTAALVIIVQDYHQWWISIPALIMVAREVFISALREFMSSRGKRDEVAVSTMGKYKTAAQMLALIGLIWRPDYDIPLILFNFPQELFMFIAYGLYFIATILTFWSMVTYFRAAWGELTVKKQP, encoded by the coding sequence ATGTGGACTATCCCCAACCAAATCACCTTTTTTAGAATTGTATTAATACCTGTATTCCTTATTGTTTTTTATCTACCCGTTTCCTGGCATCATTTCGGCGCTGCTTTTATCTTCTGGCTCGCGGCCATCAGTGATGCGCTCGACGGTTATCTCGCCCGGCGGTTAAAACAGTCAACCGCATTTGGCGCCTTTATTGACCCTGTGGCCGATAAATTGATGGTCACCGCTGCCTTAGTGATTATCGTCCAGGATTATCACCAGTGGTGGATTTCAATTCCTGCTTTGATCATGGTGGCCCGTGAAGTCTTTATCAGCGCCTTACGGGAATTTATGTCTTCCCGTGGTAAAAGAGATGAAGTGGCGGTATCGACTATGGGTAAATATAAAACCGCTGCGCAGATGCTGGCATTAATCGGCCTTATCTGGCGACCGGATTACGATATTCCGCTGATCCTTTTTAATTTCCCCCAGGAATTATTTATGTTTATTGCTTATGGTCTGTATTTTATTGCCACTATTTTAACTTTCTGGTCTATGGTGACCTATTTCAGGGCTGCCTGGGGGGAATTGACGGTGAAAAAACAGCCGTAA
- a CDS encoding universal stress protein — MDKHLYLVGIDGSEWAERATQRAVTLAKSNGSRVKLVYVLDWSRMQPIVAEGFVTPSVNTKDEEAYVKKNVFAPLQEKHADSGVNIDCEMVWGEPVEVLREQVKTEHANMLFLGRRGRSRITDLLLGSVANKLAHCVGIPIVLVP; from the coding sequence ATGGATAAGCACTTATATCTGGTGGGAATAGACGGTAGTGAGTGGGCTGAGCGGGCTACACAAAGGGCGGTTACCTTGGCAAAAAGTAACGGTAGCCGGGTGAAACTGGTTTATGTTTTGGACTGGTCCCGCATGCAGCCGATAGTGGCGGAAGGTTTTGTAACGCCTTCGGTAAACACTAAAGATGAAGAAGCCTATGTGAAAAAGAATGTTTTTGCCCCTTTACAGGAGAAGCACGCAGACAGCGGAGTAAATATCGACTGTGAAATGGTGTGGGGTGAGCCGGTAGAAGTGCTGCGCGAACAGGTAAAAACCGAGCATGCCAATATGCTGTTTCTGGGCCGGCGTGGTCGTTCACGCATTACTGACTTGTTACTTGGCAGCGTGGCCAATAAACTCGCACATTGCGTAGGTATTCCTATTGTTTTAGTACCTTAA
- the uvrC gene encoding excinuclease ABC subunit UvrC: MTPDTGFDAKAFLASVTEQPGVYRMYDKDRQVIYVGKAKQLKKRLASYFRKDVGSTKTKALVGQIQVIDVTVTHTEGEALILENNYIKKYQPKYNILLRDDKSYPYLLISDHKHPKLGLHRGGKRQKGDYFGPFPTVGAVWESLRLMQKLFPIRQCEDSYYRARSRPCLQYQLGRCSAPCVDKISEDDYQQQVKLAKLFLQGKSSDVIDVLVKQMEAASARLEFEQAAKIRDQIGTLRKVQQQQYVSGMVAEMDVVGLARFKSQVCVHLLFIRDHKILGSKSYFPAVPGDAGNSDIIRAFVGQHYLSREISQGNIPKEIVVNEDFELSTEIARLLTEQAGYEVKIATKVRSERAQYLKLACTNAENALASRNSHKESMQARFTALNEVFELAGGIKRMECFDISHTMGQQTVASCVVFNQEGPLKSDYRRYNVHGITPGDDYAAMAFALNKRYAKVGSSDNLPDIVFIDGGKGQLAKAEDFFYTLSQDNALEKTPLLVGVAKGESRKPGLETLILGGSHQLISLPASSPALHLVQHIRDESHRFAITGHRAKRQKASKQSTLEAIPGIGAKKRQALLKYLGGLHEVKQADCQALEKVPGISKALAKNIYDALHDN; encoded by the coding sequence ATCACCCCAGATACCGGGTTTGATGCCAAAGCTTTTCTGGCATCGGTAACCGAGCAGCCCGGTGTTTATCGCATGTATGATAAAGACCGGCAGGTGATTTATGTCGGTAAGGCCAAACAATTGAAGAAACGTTTGGCCAGTTATTTTCGCAAAGATGTCGGCAGCACTAAAACCAAGGCCCTGGTCGGGCAAATCCAGGTAATAGATGTCACGGTCACCCATACCGAAGGGGAGGCGCTGATCCTTGAAAATAACTATATCAAGAAATATCAGCCGAAATATAACATCCTGCTGCGGGATGATAAATCCTATCCCTATTTACTGATCAGCGATCATAAACACCCTAAACTTGGACTGCATCGCGGCGGCAAACGTCAGAAAGGGGATTATTTTGGTCCTTTTCCTACGGTCGGTGCCGTGTGGGAGAGTTTACGCTTGATGCAAAAATTGTTTCCCATTCGCCAATGTGAAGACAGTTACTACCGGGCCAGAAGCCGTCCTTGCCTGCAATATCAGTTAGGGCGCTGTTCGGCTCCTTGTGTCGACAAAATCAGCGAAGACGATTACCAGCAGCAGGTCAAGCTGGCGAAACTTTTCCTGCAGGGGAAAAGCTCAGATGTGATTGATGTCCTGGTTAAGCAGATGGAAGCGGCCAGCGCCAGGCTTGAGTTTGAGCAGGCGGCGAAAATTCGCGATCAAATCGGCACCTTACGTAAAGTACAGCAACAGCAGTATGTTTCCGGCATGGTCGCGGAAATGGATGTCGTGGGGCTGGCGCGCTTCAAGTCCCAGGTATGTGTGCATCTGCTCTTTATTCGCGATCATAAGATATTGGGCAGCAAGAGCTATTTTCCGGCGGTGCCCGGTGATGCCGGCAACAGCGATATTATTCGTGCTTTTGTCGGTCAGCATTACCTTAGCCGGGAAATCTCTCAAGGCAATATCCCTAAAGAAATCGTCGTTAACGAAGACTTTGAGCTAAGCACAGAGATCGCCCGGCTATTAACTGAGCAGGCCGGCTATGAAGTCAAAATTGCCACTAAGGTTCGCTCGGAAAGGGCGCAATATCTGAAACTTGCCTGTACCAACGCCGAAAATGCCCTGGCGAGCCGCAATAGCCATAAAGAATCTATGCAGGCGCGTTTTACCGCCCTTAATGAGGTTTTTGAATTAGCCGGCGGCATCAAGCGCATGGAATGTTTTGATATCAGCCATACCATGGGCCAGCAAACCGTGGCCTCCTGTGTGGTCTTTAACCAGGAAGGACCGCTTAAAAGTGATTATCGCCGTTATAACGTGCATGGCATTACCCCGGGGGATGATTATGCCGCCATGGCGTTTGCCCTGAATAAGCGTTATGCCAAGGTCGGCTCAAGTGATAACCTGCCTGATATTGTCTTTATCGACGGCGGCAAGGGACAATTGGCCAAGGCGGAAGACTTCTTTTATACCCTTAGCCAGGATAATGCCCTGGAGAAAACCCCCTTATTAGTGGGGGTAGCGAAAGGGGAGTCACGTAAACCCGGCCTGGAAACCTTGATCCTCGGCGGCAGCCATCAGTTGATTTCTTTACCCGCCTCTTCACCGGCTTTACATCTGGTACAGCATATCCGGGATGAATCCCACCGCTTTGCTATTACCGGGCACAGGGCCAAACGGCAAAAAGCCAGTAAACAATCTACCCTGGAGGCTATCCCGGGCATAGGCGCCAAAAAACGCCAGGCATTATTAAAGTATCTGGGTGGCTTGCATGAAGTGAAGCAGGCCGATTGCCAGGCGCTAGAAAAAGTGCCGGGGATCAGCAAGGCGCTGGCTAAAAATATTTATGATGCATTACATGACAATTGA
- a CDS encoding diguanylate cyclase domain-containing protein, with product MKFRKIVLIFLFVFICVLTIALLGYRYFIEIPRFQATLSLLHDRQLAALKHEVSREITRNQAVNYDYAVWDSNYRFMQKPNAGFIAENYGDPGFITLAYDGVFYLDRDFKQVFSKSYDHLTGKSYSSDLFDFEKYPENKRVLPTQEYLGVPNRTGILSSQYGPVAFSATQIRYSDKSGDDIGALVFVHKLRESRFEAMSEKLNLDIRAKVLTAGEQYQGIAGLALPASSEDFSYQRQRLIRDMNAKPVMLLTIGHDRSITMELIDSHFIIVLSILLLLLVFGVVITNKLLVTRLEVVIERMKEMAISNKLKPLHVRFNIYELDKAAQRFNSLVEIVNKQKQLLEDLSLLDHLTKIANRRAFVGHIENQWLLMQRNRAPLAVIMCDIDHFKAFNDFYGHQKGDEALAQVARALQNCMHRADDLVARYGGEEFVVVISNTDVDGLRHNVEKIVNCIRRLEIPHPASDTQMYVTISVGAAIYTDFSQIPLAENYQQVLHRADLALYAAKAAGRDRGMLYQDLDNKNQQDRVILCQ from the coding sequence ATGAAGTTTCGAAAAATAGTCCTGATTTTCCTATTTGTTTTTATTTGCGTCTTAACAATTGCTTTACTCGGTTATCGCTATTTTATCGAAATTCCCCGGTTTCAGGCTACGCTGTCCCTGCTGCATGACCGTCAGTTGGCGGCGCTAAAGCATGAAGTTTCCAGAGAAATTACCCGTAATCAGGCGGTAAATTATGATTATGCCGTCTGGGACAGCAATTACCGCTTTATGCAAAAGCCCAATGCCGGGTTTATTGCTGAAAACTACGGCGACCCTGGTTTTATTACCTTGGCCTATGACGGGGTTTTCTACCTGGATCGGGATTTCAAGCAGGTCTTTTCAAAAAGTTATGATCACTTAACCGGGAAAAGTTATTCTTCAGATCTCTTTGATTTTGAAAAATATCCCGAGAATAAACGGGTATTGCCGACTCAGGAATATTTAGGTGTGCCTAACCGAACCGGAATTTTAAGCAGTCAGTATGGCCCGGTTGCTTTTTCTGCGACACAAATCAGATATTCAGACAAAAGCGGCGATGATATCGGTGCCCTGGTGTTTGTTCATAAACTGCGTGAAAGCCGCTTTGAGGCGATGTCGGAAAAGCTGAACCTGGATATCCGGGCGAAAGTGCTTACTGCCGGTGAACAATATCAGGGCATTGCGGGTTTGGCATTGCCCGCCAGCAGTGAAGATTTTTCCTATCAGCGTCAGCGGCTTATTCGTGATATGAATGCCAAGCCTGTGATGTTACTGACCATAGGGCATGACAGGAGCATCACGATGGAATTGATCGACAGCCACTTTATAATCGTGTTGTCGATTCTACTCTTGTTGCTGGTTTTTGGTGTCGTTATCACCAACAAACTCCTGGTAACCCGGCTGGAAGTCGTAATTGAGCGTATGAAGGAAATGGCGATCAGCAACAAATTAAAACCCCTGCATGTGCGTTTTAATATTTATGAACTGGATAAAGCGGCGCAAAGGTTTAATAGCCTGGTGGAAATAGTGAATAAGCAAAAACAATTGCTGGAAGATTTGTCTTTGCTCGATCACCTGACAAAAATTGCCAATCGCAGGGCTTTTGTCGGGCATATCGAAAATCAGTGGCTGCTGATGCAAAGAAACCGCGCTCCTTTAGCCGTTATCATGTGCGATATTGATCATTTTAAGGCATTTAACGACTTTTACGGCCATCAAAAGGGAGATGAAGCCCTGGCCCAGGTAGCCCGGGCATTGCAAAACTGTATGCACAGGGCAGATGACTTGGTAGCCCGCTATGGCGGCGAAGAATTTGTTGTCGTGATCAGTAATACTGATGTCGACGGCCTGCGCCATAATGTTGAAAAAATCGTCAACTGTATCCGCCGCCTGGAAATTCCCCATCCCGCTTCTGATACGCAAATGTATGTGACTATCAGCGTTGGCGCCGCTATTTATACGGATTTTTCACAAATACCGCTTGCTGAAAATTATCAGCAAGTGCTGCATAGGGCAGATTTGGCATTGTATGCGGCCAAGGCCGCCGGCCGTGATCGGGGCATGTTATATCAGGATCTTGATAACAAAAATCAACAGGACAGGGTAATACTTTGTCAATAA